From the genome of Solidesulfovibrio carbinolicus, one region includes:
- a CDS encoding sensor domain-containing diguanylate cyclase, whose amino-acid sequence MRLKRWLGLDTLRGLLRFYTLLCVSLPLLLAAGFFYFFQRGQIIDDTLSGMAETLATERSVLRSWIDERFDDARFLALLDGTRTGNTDLMRQAFAKYVRTHPSVSAVVAVNQDGHTQVDSSGSPSVYVGDRSYFLEARQGRDSLVAGIIGRASGKPICLFATPVARLDGTFGGLVFASVQLDALDVWLRQTTILGQGKAVLCDAEGRILAPSAAVRVASGQLTGRIAPQALGAGERGAVYRDADGREMLAVSVAVDRGGLKLVRQEPAAVALVGYRSQALWVAAGALAAIILISPLVLRFCRKLEQPLEALSRHARELRSKEYDETCPLAAPPDLPREVEELFVAFSAMACDVRGHIDAIEQLSVQDELTGLYNRRFLFSSGLKLVAAALRAGQPCCCLMFDVDHFKRVNDTFGHQAGDHVLAHIGTLLTGAVRRSDLAARYGGEEFAVLLVGADLAQGLEQAERIRRAMAEKPCEAAGRSLSVTVSVGVAAVPDSQEFGEAAFDDLLARADAALYAAKAAGRNRVMAE is encoded by the coding sequence ATGCGACTGAAACGTTGGCTTGGTCTCGACACCCTTCGCGGACTGCTGCGTTTTTATACGCTGCTGTGCGTTTCGTTGCCGCTGCTTTTGGCGGCCGGTTTCTTTTATTTCTTTCAGCGCGGTCAAATCATTGACGATACGCTGTCCGGCATGGCCGAGACGTTGGCCACGGAGCGCAGCGTCTTGCGCTCCTGGATCGACGAGCGGTTCGACGATGCGCGGTTTCTGGCCCTGCTCGACGGGACGCGCACGGGCAACACGGACCTGATGCGCCAGGCTTTCGCCAAGTACGTGCGGACCCATCCCTCGGTTTCGGCCGTGGTTGCCGTGAACCAGGACGGGCACACCCAGGTCGATTCGTCTGGATCGCCCAGCGTCTATGTCGGCGACCGATCCTATTTTCTGGAAGCGCGTCAAGGTCGCGACTCCTTGGTGGCCGGCATCATCGGCCGCGCTTCGGGCAAGCCGATCTGCCTGTTCGCCACGCCTGTGGCGCGCCTGGACGGCACGTTCGGCGGTCTTGTCTTTGCTTCGGTGCAGCTCGACGCCTTGGACGTCTGGCTGCGGCAAACCACGATCCTGGGCCAGGGCAAGGCCGTGCTGTGCGACGCCGAGGGGCGCATCCTGGCCCCCAGCGCGGCGGTGCGCGTCGCCAGCGGCCAGTTGACCGGCCGGATCGCGCCCCAGGCCCTGGGGGCCGGGGAGCGGGGGGCGGTCTACCGCGATGCGGACGGCCGGGAAATGCTGGCCGTGTCGGTGGCCGTGGACCGTGGGGGCCTCAAGCTTGTGCGCCAGGAACCGGCCGCCGTCGCCCTGGTCGGCTACCGCAGCCAGGCCTTATGGGTCGCGGCCGGCGCCCTGGCCGCCATCATCCTCATTTCCCCGCTGGTGCTGCGGTTTTGCCGTAAGCTGGAACAGCCCCTGGAAGCCCTGTCGCGCCATGCCCGGGAGCTGCGTTCCAAGGAGTACGACGAGACATGCCCTCTGGCCGCGCCGCCGGATCTGCCCCGGGAGGTGGAGGAACTGTTCGTCGCCTTTTCGGCAATGGCCTGCGACGTGCGCGGCCACATCGACGCCATCGAACAGTTAAGCGTCCAGGACGAGCTGACCGGCCTGTACAACCGACGATTCTTGTTCTCCAGCGGCCTCAAGCTCGTGGCCGCCGCCCTGCGGGCCGGCCAGCCCTGCTGCTGCCTCATGTTCGACGTGGACCATTTCAAGCGGGTCAACGACACCTTCGGCCATCAGGCCGGGGACCACGTGCTGGCCCACATTGGGACTTTGCTGACCGGGGCCGTACGGCGTTCCGATCTGGCGGCCCGCTACGGCGGCGAGGAATTCGCCGTGCTGCTCGTGGGCGCTGACCTAGCCCAGGGCCTGGAACAGGCCGAGCGCATCCGCCGGGCCATGGCCGAAAAACCGTGTGAAGCGGCCGGCCGCAGCCTGTCGGTGACGGTAAGCGTGGGCGTGGCGGCCGTGCCCGATAGCCAGGAATTCGGCGAAGCCGCCTTCGACGACCTGCTGGCCCGGGCCGACGCCGCGCTGTATGCGGCCAAGGCGGCCGGCCGCAACCGAGTGATGGCGGAGTGA
- a CDS encoding sigma-54-dependent transcriptional regulator produces the protein MPSQILILDDEKNYLLILETMLGDAGYAVTALDDPETGLAFLDESEVDVVITDMKMPKVTGQQVLEHVKRNYPYIPVIIMTAFGSIEGAVEAMRIGAFDYIAKPFANDELLLTVEKASRFAAAQRENMLLRQSLEDKFSSENIIGRGKAMQRVLEMIAKAAPTKSTVLITGESGTGKELFAKAIHYASPRKDAAFISVNCMALASGVLESELFGHEKGSFTGAVARKRGRFEMAHQGTIFLDEIGELSPELQVKLLRVLQERKFERVGGSDPIEVDIRILAATNRNLAEAVAAGTFREDLYYRLNVVHIETPPLRERREDIPILAAHFLTRYSGENNKVFKGFSPEAMEYLTAYEWPGNVRQLQNVVERCVVLAASDVVQVEDLPTEIRDEESQYKSAVDLLPVTINLNDTLEKIEVALIRRALARSNFVQVKAAEMLEISKSLLQYKLKKYKLTGH, from the coding sequence ATGCCCAGCCAGATTTTGATTTTAGACGACGAGAAGAACTATCTCCTCATCCTGGAGACCATGCTCGGCGACGCCGGCTATGCCGTCACCGCCCTGGACGACCCGGAGACCGGCCTGGCCTTCCTGGACGAATCCGAAGTGGACGTGGTCATCACGGACATGAAGATGCCCAAGGTCACGGGGCAGCAGGTGCTGGAGCACGTCAAGCGCAACTACCCCTACATCCCGGTCATCATCATGACCGCCTTCGGCAGCATCGAAGGCGCGGTGGAGGCCATGCGCATCGGAGCCTTTGACTACATCGCCAAGCCCTTCGCCAACGACGAGCTGCTGCTGACCGTGGAAAAGGCCAGCCGTTTCGCCGCCGCCCAGCGCGAAAACATGCTGCTGCGCCAGTCCCTGGAAGACAAGTTCTCCTCGGAGAACATCATCGGCCGGGGCAAGGCCATGCAGCGGGTGCTGGAAATGATCGCCAAGGCCGCGCCCACCAAATCCACCGTGCTCATCACCGGCGAATCCGGCACCGGCAAGGAGCTTTTCGCCAAGGCCATCCACTACGCCTCGCCCCGCAAGGACGCGGCCTTTATCTCGGTCAACTGCATGGCCCTGGCCTCGGGAGTGCTGGAGTCGGAGCTGTTTGGCCACGAGAAGGGGTCGTTCACCGGCGCGGTGGCCCGCAAGCGCGGCCGTTTTGAAATGGCCCATCAGGGCACCATTTTTCTCGACGAGATCGGCGAACTCTCGCCCGAACTCCAGGTCAAGCTCCTGCGCGTGCTCCAGGAGCGCAAGTTCGAGCGGGTAGGCGGCTCGGACCCCATCGAGGTGGACATCCGCATCCTGGCCGCCACCAACCGCAACCTGGCCGAGGCCGTGGCCGCCGGAACCTTCCGCGAGGACCTGTATTACCGCCTCAACGTCGTCCACATCGAAACGCCGCCCTTGCGCGAACGCCGCGAGGACATCCCCATCCTGGCCGCCCATTTCCTCACCCGCTACTCCGGGGAAAACAACAAGGTCTTCAAGGGTTTTTCCCCCGAAGCCATGGAGTACCTGACGGCCTATGAATGGCCGGGCAACGTGCGGCAATTGCAGAATGTCGTGGAGCGCTGCGTGGTGCTGGCCGCCTCGGACGTGGTGCAGGTGGAGGATTTGCCCACGGAAATCCGCGACGAGGAGAGCCAGTACAAATCCGCCGTTGATCTGCTGCCGGTGACCATCAATTTAAACGACACGCTGGAAAAAATCGAAGTGGCGCTCATTCGCCGGGCCTTGGCCCGCTCCAACTTCGTCCAGGTCAAGGCGGCGGAGATGCTGGAAATTTCCAAGAGCCTGCTGCAATACAAGCTCAAGAAGTACAAACTCACCGGCCACTAG